TCTTGCTCGTAAAAATAAGAGCATCCAACGATCGCTGGAGGATTGCGTGCTCCAACCCCCTTACTACTTCCGGATCGGGCTTCTTATAAGAATAAGGCCGTGATAAGTAAACGGAATGGCCTTTTTCTTCGAGCGCTTTCTTCAACTTATCGTCATCCAAATCGTATGCTTGTATGAAGACACGCTGCGGGCGCTTATCCGCATACTCGGCGGCTAGCACCGTCAGTAACTTCTTCATCGTTCCGTCTTCTGATACGATACTTGCCTGCAGCGAATGAGCTTTCATCCAATTCATGGTCTTACTTCCGCGGACCGCTATATTTGTATGACGGAGTTTTTCAAAAAACAGATCATCCTGGCCAATGGCTATGGCAGACTCGGTTAATGTCTTCGCTCCGATGCCCGTTGTGAAAATCGCCAAATCAAAAGGCTCCGCAAGAAAATCATGTATGTTTTGAGCGCTGATTTGTTCGTTCAATTGCTGCTTTCCTTGAATCGGATAAATCACGGGCGTCCCGCCTTTTTTCTCGATCAGGATGCTGATTTCTTTGGCGCTCCGCACAGCAGCGATTCCAATTTGTTTCCCAGCCAATCCGGTCATGCTTCACTTCCTCTCCTACTGTCTTTCTTTTCGTTATGAGCGGCTTTCTTTCACTTGCAACGTCTCATGGACCCTGTCAGCCAAAGCGTCAACCATCGCAGGATGATTGCCAAGATATTGGCAAAGAATGAATTCCTGGTTTTTGGTTGATAAGCTGTTGATCTTCTTTTCCATGGAGCGCATCAGTAAACCGGTAAACCAAAGATACGGCACTACAATGACTTGCGGTTTTCCGCCTTTGACAGCTTCCTGTAAACCTTCATCGAAAGAAGGGGGACACGCCGCCAAATAACAAGTGTTCACTTTTGAGACAGCCAGTTTCGCCTGTAATTTTCCTGCTATTTCTTCGATGGACCGAGGTATTTCCGGATTACGTCCTCCTCGTCCGACC
Above is a genomic segment from Planococcus lenghuensis containing:
- a CDS encoding uroporphyrinogen-III synthase, whose translation is MTGLAGKQIGIAAVRSAKEISILIEKKGGTPVIYPIQGKQQLNEQISAQNIHDFLAEPFDLAIFTTGIGAKTLTESAIAIGQDDLFFEKLRHTNIAVRGSKTMNWMKAHSLQASIVSEDGTMKKLLTVLAAEYADKRPQRVFIQAYDLDDDKLKKALEEKGHSVYLSRPYSYKKPDPEVVRGLEHAILQRSLDALIFTSKTQVKNLFSEEADHQRLVDAFNGNVLGVAVGKVTAHELEKQGVENVLQPESPKMGAMVVKVDRYYQ